A genome region from Manihot esculenta cultivar AM560-2 chromosome 5, M.esculenta_v8, whole genome shotgun sequence includes the following:
- the LOC110615896 gene encoding uncharacterized protein LOC110615896, whose amino-acid sequence MGTCFSCSVLSTESHELLSSPTAKVVSLNGCLQEYNVPVFVSQVLEAEASSSSSSSSSSPPSFFLCNSDLLTYDDYIPALDSNAQLYADQLYFVLPISKLENRLTASDMAALAVKASVAIQNASKKDGQRRKKARISPVLMGNQSPSSDDAEAIKSFEKPARPQQQSPAGLSRSGSVKRLQKYTSRRAKLAVRSFRLGLSTIYEGAVL is encoded by the coding sequence ATGGGTACCTGTTTCTCTTGTTCTGTCCTCAGCACTGAATCTCATGAGCTTCTTTCCTCGCCGACTGCCAAGGTTGTGTCTCTTAATGGTTGTCTCCAGGAATACAATGTTCCTGTTTTTGTTTCTCAAGTCCTGGAGGCTGAAGCTTCATCCTCGTCTTCATCATCCTCCTCATCGCCGCCTTCTTTCTTCCTCTGCAATTCTGACCTTTTAACTTATGATGATTATATTCCAGCTTTGGATTCGAACGCCCAGCTTTACGCTGATCAATTGTATTTTGTTCTTCCTATATCTAAACTTGAAAACAGGCTAACCGCTTCTGACATGGCGGCTTTGGCTGTGAAAGCTAGCGTAGCCATCCAAAATGCCTCCAAGAAAGACGGTCAACGGCGTAAGAAGGCCAGGATTTCTCCTGTTTTAATGGGGAATCAGTCGCCCTCCTCAGATGATGCCGAAGCTATTAAGTCGTTTGAGAAGCCAGCACGGCCACAACAGCAATCTCCTGCCGGATTATCCAGATCTGGGTCTGTTAAAAGATTACAAAAGTATACTTCCAGACGTGCAAAACTGGCTGTGCGCTCCTTTAGGCTTGGATTAAGCACCATTTACGAAGGGGCAGTGCTCTGA
- the LOC110616138 gene encoding type I inositol polyphosphate 5-phosphatase 12 isoform X1 encodes MENRVQDDEDREALAGLSSAPPANLKMHSHSQQHRSNSDQVKRHHPRKHSLDNIPHASSERYYESPEDACFPYQSPSLSSSTYRNVGGSGGNEGLQQRFDSNEGSPDDIKKTLLPEFIATGGTGTFKAPTRAAVHPGRPTCLELRPHPLRETQMGKYLRNIACTETQLWAGQECGVRFWSFENAYDPGLGLQGRVRRGDQDAAPFHESANTSPTMCLMVDNGNRLVWSGHKDGKIRSWKMDQPLDDDAPFKEGLSWQAHKGPVLSMVMSCYGDLWSGGEGGVIKIWPWESIEKSLSLSTEEKHMAALLVERSHIDLRSQVTVNGNCSLSSSDVKCLLYDKVKAKVWCAQSLSFSIWDAHTKELVKVFNIDGQTENRVDLSSAQQPDQPAEDEMKVKFVSTSKKEKSQGFLQRSRNAIMGAADAVRRAASRGAGAFAEDGKRTEALVLTTDGIIWSGCSNGLLVQWDGNGNRLQDFTHHSSTVQCLCTFETRIYVGYVSGIIQVLDLDGNLIAVWVAHSNPVLKLAVGNGYIFSLATHGGIRGWFLTSPGPLDNIIRSELAQKEAIYTRRDSFRILVGTWNVGQGRASHDALMAWLGSAATDVGIVVVGLQEVEMGAGFLAMSAAKETVGLEGSSIGQWWLDTIGKALEEGTTFERMGSRQLAGLLISLWVRKNLRAHVGDVDAGAVPCGFGRAIGNKGGVGLRIRVLDRIMCFVNCHLAAHLEAVNRRNADFDHIFKNMTFSRSSSNLTSAGMLRLLFLCCSLAFSTYLFWLLYMSGMPLILSIAAGVSTNTQTLKGTNAVSANSEDSKPVLSEADMVVFLGDFNYRLFGITYDEARDLVSQRSFDWLREKDQLRAEMKAGRVFQGMREALIRFPPTYKFERNQPGLGGYDAGEKKRIPAWCDRIIYRDSRLASVSDCGLECPIVSSVVQYEACMDVIESDHKPVRCKFSVQIAHVDRSVRRQEFGEIIRSNEKVRSLLEESHYVPETIISTNDIVLQNQDTCILRITNKCKKEKAVFNIICEGQATFKEDGGEPDYRPRGSYGFPRWLEVTPAAGIIRPEQHAEVSVHHEESHTLEDFVDGVPQNWWSEDARDKELILVVIVHGSSSTEMKSHRIHLRHCFSSKAVRLESNSNSRKNQGGGAANRSELRQLSSSSDKGDDLQNSRKS; translated from the exons atggAGAATAGAGTTCAAGATGACGAGGACCGAGAAGCCTTGGCGGGGCTAAGTTCTGCCCCGCCGGCCAACCTCAAAATGCATTCCCATAGCCAACAACACCGTAGCAATTCAGATCAGGTAAAACGCCACCACCCTAGAAAACACAGCCTTGATAACATCCCACATGCCTCTTCCGAACGCTACTATGAATCTCCCGAAGATGCCTGCTTCCCATATCAATCCCCTTCCCTCTCCTCCTCTACATATAGAAATGTTGGTGGGAGTGGTGGTAATGAGGGACTCCAGCAGAGGTTCGATAGCAACGAGGGTTCTCCCGATGATATAAAGAAAACCTTACTGCCAGAATTCATTGCCACTGGAGGGACAGGAACCTTTAAGGCTCCAACCCGGGCAGCGGTTCATCCTGGCCGCCCCACATGTTTAGAACTCAGACCACACCCTCTCAGAGAAACCCAAATGGGTAAATACTTGAGAAACATTGCTTGTACGGAGACACAGTTGTGGGCTGGTCAGGAGTGCGGAGTcaggttttggagctttgagaatGCGTACGACCCAGGATTGGGGTTACAGGGAAGAGTGAGAAGGGGTGATCAGGATGCAGCGCCGTTTCATGAGTCCGCAAACACGTCGCCCACAATGTGTTTGATGGTTGACAATGGGAATAGATTGGTGTGGAGTGGACATAAAGACGGAAAGATCAGGTCTTGGAAAATGGATCAACCGTTGGATGATGATGCCCCTTTCAAGGAAGGATTATCATGGCAGGCTCATAAAGGTCCCGTTCTATCAATGGTAATGAGTTGTTATG GTGATCTTTGGTCTGGTGGTGAGGGAGGTGTTATTAAAATTTGGCCATGGGAATCCATTGAAaaatctctttctctctcaacAGAGGAAAAACACATGGCTGCTTTATTGGTGGAAAGGTCACATATTGATCTTAGGAGTCAAGTCACTGTAAATGGTAACTGTAGTCTATCTTCTTCAGATGTGAAATGCTTATTATATGATAAAGTTAAAGCTAAAGTCTGGTGTGCTCAGTCTCTGTCCTTCTCAATATG GGATGCTCATACAAAGGAGCTTGTGAAAGTATTTAATATTGATGGTCAAACTGAAAACCGAGTTGACCTGTCATCAGCACAGCAACCAGATCAACCAGCTGAAGATGAGATGAAAGTAAAATTTGTTTCCACATCAAAAAAGGAGAAATCACAGGGCTTTTTGCAACGTTCTCGAAATGCTATAATGGGAGCTGCAGATGCTGTTCGTCGAGCTGCCAGCAGGGGAGCAGGGGCATTTGCAGAAGATGGCAAGAGAACAGAAGCACTAGTGCTAACTACAGATGGAATTATATGGAGTGGATGTTCTAATGGCCTCCTTGTGCAGTGGGATGGAAATGGAAATCGTTTGCAAGATTTTACTCACCATTCCTCCACAGTTCAATGTTTATGCACGTTTGAAACAAGAATATATGTGGGTTACGTGAGTGGCATTATCCAAGTATTGGATCTTGATGGAAATCTTATTGCAGTATGGGTTGCTCATAGTAATCCTGTGTTAAAGTTGGCAGTTGGGAATGGTTATATTTTTAGCTTGGCTACACATGGAGGTATACGTGGATGGTTCCTCACATCTCCAGGACCTCTAGATAACATAATACGATCAGAATTAGCACAAAAAGAAGCAATATACACAAGAAGGGACAGTTTCAGAATTTTAGTTGGCACATGGAATGTCGGTCAAGGAAGAGCATCTCATGATGCCCTTATGGCATGGTTAGGTTCTGCTGCAACAGATGTTGGAATTGTTGTTGTTGGGTTGCAAGAGGTAGAGATGGGTGCTGGTTTTCTTGCTATGTCTGCTGCCAAAGAAACT GTAGGGCTTGAAGGAAGCTCTATTGGGCAGTGGTGGCTGGATACTATAGGGAAGGCATTAGAAGAGGGAACAACTTTTGAACGTATGGGTTCTAGGCAACTTGCAGGCTTACTAATATCTCTTTG GGTGAGGAAGAACCTTAGAGCACATGTAGGAGATGTCGATGCTGGAGCAGTTCCATGTGGCTTCGGACGTGCAATTGGCAATAAG GGAGGTGTAGGTTTGAGGATCAGGGTTCTTGACAGGATAATGTGCTTTGTGAATTGTCACTTGGCCGCTCATTTAGAAGCAGTTAATCGTCGAAATGCTGATTTTGatcacatttttaaaaatatgacaTTCAGCCGATCATCATCAAACCTTACATCAGCTGGTATGCTGCGACTCCTGTTTTTGTGTTGCTCTCTTGCCTTCTCCACATATTTATTCTGGCTGCTTTACATGTCTGGCATGCCATTGATCCTATCTATTGCAGCTGGTGTCTCAACAAACACTCAAACGCTAAAGGGTACAAAT GCAGTGAGTGCCAACTCTGAAGACTCAAAGCCTGTTTTATCTGAGGCAGATATGGTTGTGTTTCTTGGTGATTTTAATTATCGGCTTTTTGGTATAACTTATGATGAAGCAAGGGATCTTGTTTCACAAAGAAGCTTTGATTGGCTTAGAGAAAAGGATCAACTCAGAGCAGAAATGAAAGCAGGAAGAGTCTTCCAAGGAATGCGTGAGGCTCTTATCAGATTCCCTCCTACCTATAAGTTTGAAAGAAACCAGCCTGGTTTAGGAG GATATGATGCTGGGGAGAAAAAGCGAATTCCGGCTTGGTGTGACAGAATAATATATCGCGACAGTCGACTGGCTTCAGTGTCCGACTGCGGCTTAGAGTGTCCTATAGTCTCATCAGTTGTACA GTATGAGGCTTGCATGGATGTTATTGAGAGTGATCACAAACCTGTCCGCTGCAAATTCAGTGTCCAAATTGCCCATGTCGACAGATCAGTGAGGAGACAAGAGTTTGGAGAAATTATTAGATCGAATGAGAAAGTCAGGTCCTTGCTTGAAGAATCACATTATGTTCCAGAAACCATTATAAGCACCAACGACATTGTCCTTCAGAACCAAGATACTTGCATTCTACGTATTACTAACAAGTGCAAGAAGGAAAAAgctgtttttaatattatttgtgAAGGTCAAGCTACTTTCAAGGAAGATGGAGGTGAGCCAGATTACCGTCCAAGAGGTTCCTATGGCTTCCCACGATGGCTTGAG GTCACACCAGCTGCTGGTATAATTAGACCAGAACAGCATGCAGAGGTTTCTGTACATCATGAAGAATCCCATACTCTAGAAGATTTTGTTGATGGCGTTCCACAAAACTGGTGGAGTGAAGACGCACGTGATAAGGAGTTAATCTTAGTTGTGATTGTCCACGGAAGTAGCTCAACAGAAATGAAAAGCCATAGAATCCATCTTCGTCACTGCTTCTCATCTAAGGCAGTTCGCCTCGAGTCGAACTCAAACTCGAGAAAAAACCAAGGAGGAGGAGCAGCTAATCGATCAGAACTTAGACAATTAAGCAGTTCTTCTGATAAAGGAGATGATCTTCAAAATTCTCGAAAATCTTGA
- the LOC110616138 gene encoding type I inositol polyphosphate 5-phosphatase 12 isoform X2, translating to MENRVQDDEDREALAGLSSAPPANLKMHSHSQQHRSNSDQVKRHHPRKHSLDNIPHASSERYYESPEDACFPYQSPSLSSSTYRNVGGSGGNEGLQQRFDSNEGSPDDIKKTLLPEFIATGGTGTFKAPTRAAVHPGRPTCLELRPHPLRETQMGKYLRNIACTETQLWAGQECGVRFWSFENAYDPGLGLQGRVRRGDQDAAPFHESANTSPTMCLMVDNGNRLVWSGHKDGKIRSWKMDQPLDDDAPFKEGLSWQAHKGPVLSMVMSCYGDLWSGGEGGVIKIWPWESIEKSLSLSTEEKHMAALLVERSHIDLRSQVTVNGNCSLSSSDVKCLLYDKVKAKVWCAQSLSFSIWDAHTKELVKVFNIDGQTENRVDLSSAQQPDQPAEDEMKVKFVSTSKKEKSQGFLQRSRNAIMGAADAVRRAASRGAGAFAEDGKRTEALVLTTDGIIWSGCSNGLLVQWDGNGNRLQDFTHHSSTVQCLCTFETRIYVGYVSGIIQVLDLDGNLIAVWVAHSNPVLKLAVGNGYIFSLATHGGIRGWFLTSPGPLDNIIRSELAQKEAIYTRRDSFRILVGTWNVGQGRASHDALMAWLGSAATDVGIVVVGLQEVEMGAGFLAMSAAKETVGLEGSSIGQWWLDTIGKALEEGTTFERMGSRQLAGLLISLWVRKNLRAHVGDVDAGAVPCGFGRAIGNKGGVGLRIRVLDRIMCFVNCHLAAHLEAVNRRNADFDHIFKNMTFSRSSSNLTSAAGVSTNTQTLKGTNAVSANSEDSKPVLSEADMVVFLGDFNYRLFGITYDEARDLVSQRSFDWLREKDQLRAEMKAGRVFQGMREALIRFPPTYKFERNQPGLGGYDAGEKKRIPAWCDRIIYRDSRLASVSDCGLECPIVSSVVQYEACMDVIESDHKPVRCKFSVQIAHVDRSVRRQEFGEIIRSNEKVRSLLEESHYVPETIISTNDIVLQNQDTCILRITNKCKKEKAVFNIICEGQATFKEDGGEPDYRPRGSYGFPRWLEVTPAAGIIRPEQHAEVSVHHEESHTLEDFVDGVPQNWWSEDARDKELILVVIVHGSSSTEMKSHRIHLRHCFSSKAVRLESNSNSRKNQGGGAANRSELRQLSSSSDKGDDLQNSRKS from the exons atggAGAATAGAGTTCAAGATGACGAGGACCGAGAAGCCTTGGCGGGGCTAAGTTCTGCCCCGCCGGCCAACCTCAAAATGCATTCCCATAGCCAACAACACCGTAGCAATTCAGATCAGGTAAAACGCCACCACCCTAGAAAACACAGCCTTGATAACATCCCACATGCCTCTTCCGAACGCTACTATGAATCTCCCGAAGATGCCTGCTTCCCATATCAATCCCCTTCCCTCTCCTCCTCTACATATAGAAATGTTGGTGGGAGTGGTGGTAATGAGGGACTCCAGCAGAGGTTCGATAGCAACGAGGGTTCTCCCGATGATATAAAGAAAACCTTACTGCCAGAATTCATTGCCACTGGAGGGACAGGAACCTTTAAGGCTCCAACCCGGGCAGCGGTTCATCCTGGCCGCCCCACATGTTTAGAACTCAGACCACACCCTCTCAGAGAAACCCAAATGGGTAAATACTTGAGAAACATTGCTTGTACGGAGACACAGTTGTGGGCTGGTCAGGAGTGCGGAGTcaggttttggagctttgagaatGCGTACGACCCAGGATTGGGGTTACAGGGAAGAGTGAGAAGGGGTGATCAGGATGCAGCGCCGTTTCATGAGTCCGCAAACACGTCGCCCACAATGTGTTTGATGGTTGACAATGGGAATAGATTGGTGTGGAGTGGACATAAAGACGGAAAGATCAGGTCTTGGAAAATGGATCAACCGTTGGATGATGATGCCCCTTTCAAGGAAGGATTATCATGGCAGGCTCATAAAGGTCCCGTTCTATCAATGGTAATGAGTTGTTATG GTGATCTTTGGTCTGGTGGTGAGGGAGGTGTTATTAAAATTTGGCCATGGGAATCCATTGAAaaatctctttctctctcaacAGAGGAAAAACACATGGCTGCTTTATTGGTGGAAAGGTCACATATTGATCTTAGGAGTCAAGTCACTGTAAATGGTAACTGTAGTCTATCTTCTTCAGATGTGAAATGCTTATTATATGATAAAGTTAAAGCTAAAGTCTGGTGTGCTCAGTCTCTGTCCTTCTCAATATG GGATGCTCATACAAAGGAGCTTGTGAAAGTATTTAATATTGATGGTCAAACTGAAAACCGAGTTGACCTGTCATCAGCACAGCAACCAGATCAACCAGCTGAAGATGAGATGAAAGTAAAATTTGTTTCCACATCAAAAAAGGAGAAATCACAGGGCTTTTTGCAACGTTCTCGAAATGCTATAATGGGAGCTGCAGATGCTGTTCGTCGAGCTGCCAGCAGGGGAGCAGGGGCATTTGCAGAAGATGGCAAGAGAACAGAAGCACTAGTGCTAACTACAGATGGAATTATATGGAGTGGATGTTCTAATGGCCTCCTTGTGCAGTGGGATGGAAATGGAAATCGTTTGCAAGATTTTACTCACCATTCCTCCACAGTTCAATGTTTATGCACGTTTGAAACAAGAATATATGTGGGTTACGTGAGTGGCATTATCCAAGTATTGGATCTTGATGGAAATCTTATTGCAGTATGGGTTGCTCATAGTAATCCTGTGTTAAAGTTGGCAGTTGGGAATGGTTATATTTTTAGCTTGGCTACACATGGAGGTATACGTGGATGGTTCCTCACATCTCCAGGACCTCTAGATAACATAATACGATCAGAATTAGCACAAAAAGAAGCAATATACACAAGAAGGGACAGTTTCAGAATTTTAGTTGGCACATGGAATGTCGGTCAAGGAAGAGCATCTCATGATGCCCTTATGGCATGGTTAGGTTCTGCTGCAACAGATGTTGGAATTGTTGTTGTTGGGTTGCAAGAGGTAGAGATGGGTGCTGGTTTTCTTGCTATGTCTGCTGCCAAAGAAACT GTAGGGCTTGAAGGAAGCTCTATTGGGCAGTGGTGGCTGGATACTATAGGGAAGGCATTAGAAGAGGGAACAACTTTTGAACGTATGGGTTCTAGGCAACTTGCAGGCTTACTAATATCTCTTTG GGTGAGGAAGAACCTTAGAGCACATGTAGGAGATGTCGATGCTGGAGCAGTTCCATGTGGCTTCGGACGTGCAATTGGCAATAAG GGAGGTGTAGGTTTGAGGATCAGGGTTCTTGACAGGATAATGTGCTTTGTGAATTGTCACTTGGCCGCTCATTTAGAAGCAGTTAATCGTCGAAATGCTGATTTTGatcacatttttaaaaatatgacaTTCAGCCGATCATCATCAAACCTTACATCAGCTG CTGGTGTCTCAACAAACACTCAAACGCTAAAGGGTACAAAT GCAGTGAGTGCCAACTCTGAAGACTCAAAGCCTGTTTTATCTGAGGCAGATATGGTTGTGTTTCTTGGTGATTTTAATTATCGGCTTTTTGGTATAACTTATGATGAAGCAAGGGATCTTGTTTCACAAAGAAGCTTTGATTGGCTTAGAGAAAAGGATCAACTCAGAGCAGAAATGAAAGCAGGAAGAGTCTTCCAAGGAATGCGTGAGGCTCTTATCAGATTCCCTCCTACCTATAAGTTTGAAAGAAACCAGCCTGGTTTAGGAG GATATGATGCTGGGGAGAAAAAGCGAATTCCGGCTTGGTGTGACAGAATAATATATCGCGACAGTCGACTGGCTTCAGTGTCCGACTGCGGCTTAGAGTGTCCTATAGTCTCATCAGTTGTACA GTATGAGGCTTGCATGGATGTTATTGAGAGTGATCACAAACCTGTCCGCTGCAAATTCAGTGTCCAAATTGCCCATGTCGACAGATCAGTGAGGAGACAAGAGTTTGGAGAAATTATTAGATCGAATGAGAAAGTCAGGTCCTTGCTTGAAGAATCACATTATGTTCCAGAAACCATTATAAGCACCAACGACATTGTCCTTCAGAACCAAGATACTTGCATTCTACGTATTACTAACAAGTGCAAGAAGGAAAAAgctgtttttaatattatttgtgAAGGTCAAGCTACTTTCAAGGAAGATGGAGGTGAGCCAGATTACCGTCCAAGAGGTTCCTATGGCTTCCCACGATGGCTTGAG GTCACACCAGCTGCTGGTATAATTAGACCAGAACAGCATGCAGAGGTTTCTGTACATCATGAAGAATCCCATACTCTAGAAGATTTTGTTGATGGCGTTCCACAAAACTGGTGGAGTGAAGACGCACGTGATAAGGAGTTAATCTTAGTTGTGATTGTCCACGGAAGTAGCTCAACAGAAATGAAAAGCCATAGAATCCATCTTCGTCACTGCTTCTCATCTAAGGCAGTTCGCCTCGAGTCGAACTCAAACTCGAGAAAAAACCAAGGAGGAGGAGCAGCTAATCGATCAGAACTTAGACAATTAAGCAGTTCTTCTGATAAAGGAGATGATCTTCAAAATTCTCGAAAATCTTGA
- the LOC110616139 gene encoding ankyrin repeat-containing protein At5g02620 — MEKQSSFKVRTMEKQQSFKQKVMEKHPSFHGGTENHSTSRGVMEKHPSFRGALEKQKSFRGFVEKQKNFRAVMERQLSFIGGGERKKSKESPGKRGDSQIHLDARAGNLSRVREILQNCDGNDAKFLLALQNHEGETPLYAAAENGHAAVVAEMLGYMDLEIASVAARNGFDSFHIAAKQGHLEVLKELLRGFPNLAMTTDLTCTTALHTAATQGHVDVVNLLLETDSNLVKIARNNGKTALHSAARMGHVEVLRSLLGKDPSTGLRTDKKGQTALHMAVKGQNEEIVRELLKPDPSVLILEDNKGNTVLHIAAKKGRTQNVRCLLSVEGINVNVTNKAGETALDIAEKLHTPELVSILKAAGAVNSKDLGKPPNPAKQLKQTVSDIKHDVQTQLQQTRQTGVRVQKIAKRLKKLHISGLNNAINSSTVVAVLIATVAFAAIFTVPGQYVEDKEVGTSLGQAHIAKNPAFLVFFVFDSLALFISLAVVVVQTSVVVIEQKAKKQLVFVINKLMWLACLFISIAFVSLTYVVVGQKSRWLAIYATVIGGSIMLTTIGSMCYCVILHRMEESRLRSIRRESRSRSYSMSMVSDQEILDSEYKRMYAL, encoded by the exons ATGGAGAAACAGAGTAGTTTTAAGGTACGGACAATGGAGAAACAGCAAAGTTTTAAACAGAAAGTGATGGAAAAACACCCTAGTTTTCATGGTGGAACAGAAAATCATTCCACTTCCCGTGGAGTAATGGAAAAGCATCCAAGCTTTCGTGGGGCACTCGAGAAACAAAAGAGTTTTCGTGGGTTTGTGGAGAAACAGAAGAATTTTCGGGCTGTGATGGAGAGGCAGCTTAGTTTTATTGGTGGTGGTGAGAGGAAGAAGAGTAAGGAGTCACCTGGAAAGCGAGGTGACTCACAGATTCATTTAGATGCTCGAGCAGGGAATTTGAGTAGAGTTAGGGAGATTCTTCAGAACTGTGATGGTAATGATGCAAAGTTTTTGTTGGCCCTTCAGAATCATGAAGGAGAAACTCCCCTCTATGCAGCAGCAGAGAATGGGCATGCGGCAGTGGTTGCAGAAATGTTGGGATACATGGACCTGGAGATTGCATCTGTTGCAGCAAGGAATGGGTTTGATTCATTCCACATTGCAGCAAAGCAGGGTCATTTGG AGGTGTTGAAGGAACTTTTGCGTGGATTTCCCAACTTGGCCATGACGACAGATTTAACCTGTACAACTGCCTTGCACACAGCTGCCACACAAGGTCATGTTGATGTGGTCAATCTCCTTCTGGAAACAGATTCAAATCTAGTTAAAATTGCTCGGAACAATGGTAAAACTGCTCTGCATTCAGCTGCAAGGATGGGGCACGTTGAAGTTTTGAGATCCTTATTAGGCAAGGATCCAAGCACAGGCCTTAGAACTGATAAAAAAGGACAAACTGCACTGCACATGGCAGTAAAAGGGCAAAACGAGGAAATTGTACGGGAATTGTTAAAACCTGACCCCTCTGTTTTGATTTTGGAGGATAATAAAGGAAATACAGTGTTGCATATTGCAGCAAAGAAGGGCCGGACACAG AACGTACGTTGCTTGTTATCAGTTGAGGGTATCAATGTCAATGTAACTAACAAGGCTGGAGAGACCGCACTTGACATTGCAGAAAAACTTCACACTCCAGAACTTGTGTCCATTTTGAAGGCAGCAGGGGCTGTGAATTCTAAAGATCTTGGAAAACCACCAAATCCAGCAAAGCAACTTAAGCAGACTGTCAGTGACATAAAACATGATGTTCAAACCCAGCTTCAGCAGACCCGTCAAACGGGTGTCAGAGTGCAGAAGATTGCAAAGAGGTTGAAGAAACTCCATATTAGCGGCTTGAACAATGCTATAAACTCATCAACTGTTGTTGCTGTGCTCATAGCCACAGTCGCTTTTGCAGCCATTTTCACTGTCCCAGGACAATATGTTGAGGATAAAGAAGTAGGAACATCTCTTGGTCAAGCCCATATAGCAAAAAATCCAGCTTTCCTAGTCTTTTTTGTGTTTGATAGCCTGGCATTATTCATCTCTCTAGCTGTCGTCGTAGTCCAAACATCTGTTGTCGTGATTGAACAGAAGGCAAAGAAGCAGCTTGTGTTTGTTATTAACAAGCTCATGTGGCTGGCTTGCCTCTTCATTTCAATTGCCTTTGTTTCTCTAACTTATGTGGTGGTGGGTCAGAAGTCGAGGTGGCTTGCTATTTATGCAACAGTAATTGGTGGTTCAATCATGCTTACTACGATTGGCTCCATGTGCTATTGTGTGATTTTGCATAGAATGGAGGAGTCGAGGTTGAGGAGTATAAGGAGGGAGAGTCGATCCCGTTCATACTCTATGTCTATGGTATCAGACCAGGAGATTTTGGACAGTGAATATAAGAGGATGTATGCATTGTAA